AGGGTGCGAAAGCCGCACGGCGCATGGCTTCAGCCGCCGCAAATGCGCTCGGCATAGAGTCTCGCGACGTGATCGTGTGTTCGACCGGCGTTATCGGCAGGCAGCTTCCCGTCGAAAAAATCGAAGCGAAAATCGATGAGCTGAAAAACGGTCTTTCGAAAAAAAATCACGAAAAGGCGCGCGAAGCGATTATGACGACCGACACGCAGTATAAAGAATGTGCCGTACAATTTACACTCGGCGGAAAAACGGTGACGATCGGCGCCATGTGTAAAGGCAGCGGCATGATTCATATCAATATGGGAACGATGCTCGGCTTTATCACGACCGACTGCGCCGTCTCTCAAGCGATGCTTCATAAAGCGCTTTTCGAAAGCGCGAACGCGACGTATAATTGCGTGTCCGTCGACGGAGACACGAGTACGAACGACACGCTTGCGATTTTGGCAAACGGTATGGCGGGCAACGCTCCGATCGAACGGGAGGGCGGCGATTACGACATATTTTATTCGGCGCTCACCGCATTGAACACGGTTATGGCAAAAAAGATTGCAGCCGACGGCGAAGGGGCGAGCCGGCTCATCGAATGCACGGTTACGGGTGCCAAAGATGTCGATACGGCGCGCACGCTTGCAAAGAGCGTGATTTCATCGAATCTCGTAAAAGCCGCGATGTTCGGGCGCGATGCGAATTGGGGGCGGGTTTTGTGCGCGCTCGGCTATTCGGGCGCGGAATTTACGGCGGAAAAAACGTCGGTATATTTTTCGAGTGCGCCCGGCGCAAAATCCTCGTCGGATCCGCGCGAATGCGATGCGGCGGGCGGCGAAGCGGGGGGCAGCCGAAAGATCGCCGTATTTGAAAACGGCGTTCCCTTAAACTTCGACGAAGCGCTCGCAAAAAAAATACTCGGCGAAAAAGAAGTCGAAATCCTCGTCAAACTGCAGGACGGAAAAGCCGAAGGCCGCGCGTGGGGATGCGACTTAACTTACGATTATGTTAAAATAAACGGTGATTATCGGACATGAGCGAAAATGCGCGGTACAGTTCAAACGCCGCAAACGAAAGCGCGGTGCACCCGACGGTGCGTACATGCACGGCGAAAGAGAGGAAGCTATGACGACCGATTCGGCAGATGAACGACAGTACGGTGAAAATCGCGAGCGCCCGCTCGACAATGCGCACTGGGCGGACGTGCTCGTACAGGCTATGCCGTATTTTAAAAAGTGGGTCGGCAAAGTCGTCGTCGTAAAGTACGGTGGCAACGCGATGCTCAACGACGAACTGAAAGCGGCGGTTATGAAAGACCTTGTGCTGCTCAATACGATCGGCGTACACGTCGTACTCGTACACGGCGGCGGTCCCGAAATCAACAAAATGCTCGATCGCGTCGGAAAAGAAAGTAAATTTGTCGACGGCTTGCGCTGTACCGATGCCGACACGATGGAAATCGTCGAAATGGTTCTGTCCGGAAAACTCAATAAAGAGATCGTCGGTATGCTGCTGCGCGAAGGCGGTAAAGCCGTCGGTTTGAGCGGCGTTGACGGCGGTTTGATCCGCGCAAAAAAAATCAACAACGATAAAATAGATTACGGCTATACGGGCGAAGTGACGGAAGTACGTCCCGACATCGTCGCATCCCTTTTGTCTCAAGGATTTATCCCCGTCATTTCGACCGTCGCAGTCGGAGAAGACGGAGATACGAATCGATACAATATCAACGCCGATACCGCCGCCGCCAAAATCGCCGTCGCGCTGCATGCGGAAAAATTCGTGCAGCTCACGAACGTGCCCGGCATTTTGCGCGACACGAACGACGCAGCCTCTCTCATAGCCCGCATATCGAGGGCGGAAGCCGAATCGCTCGTAAATGACGGCACTGTCGCCGGCGGCATGATTCCGAAAGTCGAATGCTGCATAACGGCGCTCGCGGGAGGAGTCGAGCGGACGCACATTATCGACGGACGGGTGCCGCATTCGCTCCTCATTGAAATGTTCAGCGACCGTGGTATCGGCACTATGATTTATTAGGTTGAATGGAGAGTTTTGAAAATATTTAACTGAATGAAGCGATGCTTACGGCGAAAATGACCGACGTACAATCTTTGCAGCTATATGCGAACGCGGCTTTCGCAGCGGGTACCCCCGTTAAAAAAGCATAACCGTTCCGTATGTAGACACCGCGAGTTTGCGACGCAAACTCGTCAGTGAGGCGAAGCCGAACGTCGCTTCCGTAAGCCTAACGCTCGAAACGGCACGCGGTTGGAACCTCGCCGTAAGCATAATTTTGTTTATTTTCCAAACTTGCCATTCAATTGGTGAGCGAAACTATTGGAAAAGGGACTGTCTCAAAACTCAGTTGTTTTTTAGACAGTCCTGTGAGTTTTGGCAAACTCAAAATTATTTTAATTAATAAATTGAGGGGCGGATCATGGAGAAAAAAATCGTTAATAATTACGGAAGCTTCGATGTCGTTTTTGTAAAAGGCGAAGGGGCGGTTCTCTTCGACGCGGAAGGAAAGCGGTATATCGACTTTATCGCAGGCATCGGCGTAAACGCGCTCGGGCATAACTACGCGCCGCTCGTCGAAGCCGTGCAAAAACAGGCTGCGCGTGAAATCCATATTTCGAATTATTATCTGTCGGATGCGGGTGTCGCATTTGCGGACGAACTGCTTTCGGCGACGGGATTTTCCGGAGGTTTTTTCGGCAACAGCGGCGCGGAAGCGAACGAAGCTGCGATCAAACTTGCGCGGAAATACGGCTATATGAACGGCGGGGAGAAGCGCCGCACGATCTATACGCTCGAACAATCGTTTCACGGCAGAACGCTTGCGACGCTTACTGCGACGGGACAGGAAAAATTTCATCCGCCGTATTTTGCTCCCTATGTCGCCGATTTTAAAACGATCAAAGCGAACGATTGGAGCGTACTCGAAACGGCGTTCGACGATACGACAGCCGCGCTGCTCATAGAATGTGTGCAGGGCGAAGGCGGCGTAAACCTCGTCGATGCCGAATGGGCGTGTGCGGTATCCGACGCCGCGCGCAAAGCGGGAGCGATCGTTATGGCCGACGAAGTGCAAACCGGCATGGGAAGATGCGGTACGCTTTTGGCAAGCGAACGGCTCGGCTTTTGTCCCGACGTCGTCACGCTTGCAAAGGGAATCGCAGGCGGCATTCCGATGGGAGCCTGTCTTTTCCGCGGTAAAGCCGACAAAGTGTTTTCCGCAGGCGACCATCAATCGACCTTTGCGGGAAATCCGCTTGCGTGCAGCGCAGGACGTGTCGTGCTCAAAACGCTTTCCGCTCCCGGATTTTTGGACGACGTAAATCGAAAGGGCGATTATATCAGAAACAGTATTTCCGGCTGGAAGATCCCGATAGTCACCGACGTGCGCGGACTCGGTCTCATGATCGGTACGGAAATCGCGGGAACAATAAAACCATTCGATGTGGACAAGCGTTGCCTTGAAAAAGGATTGTGCGTATCGACGGCGGGTGCAAACGTGATCCGCTTTTTGCCGCCGCTTACGATCACGGACGAAGAGATGGTCGCAGGGCTTGCAATATTCCGAAGCGTGCTCGAAGAGTATATATAATGAAAGGTGAAGCGATAATTATCAAAAAAATGAGATGAGTGAACGGCAATATGGGAGAGAATAAAATCGATGTTAATGAACTGAAGAACAAAGAAAAGCGGATAATCTATAAACATTTATGGGCAAATCAAAATTTTGATTTTAATATTATTAAAAAAGGTGTATCAGATCCCTCTTATGAATTTGAATTTGCAGATAAGGATTCCGCGTCTTTTGTGAGCGAATCCTTGGCGAATAATTTCGGTATCGAAAAAGAAAAATATTTGTTTATAGAAAAATTCGGAATGTCATGTTCCGGAACCGGCGGAGAATTAAAGAAGATCACAACATTGCATTCATCCTCTTTGTGTGCATTGTTATTCTTTTTCAATGTAGATACTATGCCTTTGAAAATACGGGGGGTGGAAAGCTGCGAATTTACACAGTCGTTTTTTGAATTCAAAAATAAAGTAATAAGATATCCTTCAAATATCGATGTTGTTCTTTTAGGAAAAAATAAGAAAACGAATAAAAAGGTGATTCTGTTTCTTGAATCCAAATTTTCGGAATATATAACGGGAATAAATAAAAAAGACACCGAATATAAAATCGGAAAAGCATATCTTAAGGAAGGCTGTTTCAGTAAGCCTATCTATGATGAATTAAATTCGCGAGGATGCTTACAGTATAACGAAAAAAACGGGAGCTTTACGGCTTCAAAGCCTAAATACATTGAAGGTTTAAAACAGATTGTTTCTCATTATTATGGAATTAGGAATTTTCTCATATCCGATTATTACGAAAAAGATAACCGGAACTTGGATGCCGTAAGAAAATACGGTGCCGAAGAATTTATTTTAGGCGAAATAGTATTTGATAATTTTGGAAAAGAATTGGCAGATGCGTTAAAGTCTTATGAAGAAGATTATGAACAATTGGCTGAAATAATTAATAATCAATGTAAAAAAGATAAAATCGGTAACTTTAGAATTCTCACCGAATTGTTAAAATACTCTGACTTAAAAGATTATATCTCTGAATTTCCGAAAATTAAAAACTTCTATTTTGGAAAGTAGATAAGTTTGTGTTTCGACGCGATTAGTGAAAGACAGTAATGTTTGAAGCTCGGAACAGATTTTTAAAATACTTTGAATTGTATTTTTCACTCGGATTATTCGCTGTTTCACTCAAAATAAGAAGTCTTTCATAACAGTATTTACGATAAACAACGCGTCCTCTTTGTCCGAAAAAAGAGTTTCTCCTATTGCACAATCCTATTGTTGTCCATTTTCACAAAATCCGCTAAAATAATCCATCATGACTGCACATACGACGATCGATGAAGATACGCTCGAAAAGCTGCTGTATCTTTCCCGGCTTTCGCCCGAAAGCACCAATTTAACGATATTAAAAAAACAGGTCGATGAAATCATCGGCTATTTCGAACTCTTGTCGAAATACGACGACAGCGAAAATCCTTACGATGCGTATCCGTCGACGGAGGCGGATAAACTGCGCAAAGACGAAGTTGTGCCGGGTTTGGCTATGAGCGACGTAAAAAAGATTTCGAAAGATTTTATGGACGGCTATTTTCAAGTGCCGAAAGTATTGGGCGAGGGCGCGTGATGAATTGTATGATACGTGATATGCGCGCGGCGCTGAAAGAAGGCTCGGTGACGAGTGCGGACATTATTAAAAAATCGGCGGCGGATTTCGAAGCGGATAAAAAATCGGCTTCTCCTCTCAATGCCTTTCTTGAAATATACGAAGATGCGCTTACAAAAGCCGAAGCGGCGGACGCGGAAATCGCGAGTGCGCGCAGTTCGGGTACGCTCGATGCGCTCTTTTCAGAAAAGCCGCTTTTGGGTTTGCCGTTTGCGAACAAAGACAATATTTCGGCGAAGGGCAAGCGCTTAACCTGCGCGAGTAAAATCCTCGAAGGCTATGTCGCTCCCTACGATGCGACGGTGATCGCGCGCCTCGAAAAAGCGGGCGCCGTTCCGCTCGGTCGCTGCAATCAGGACGAATTTGCGATGGGCTCTTCGACCGAGTATTCGATCTACGGGGCGACGAGAAATCCCGTAAACCGCGACTATGTTTCAGGCGGTTCGTCGGGCGGTTCGACCGCCGCCGTCGCCGCGAATCAGGCGGTTTTCGGGCTCGGTACCGAAACGGGCGGCTCGGTGCGCTTGCCGGCGAGTTATTGCGGCGTGTACGGTTTAAAGCCGACATACGGCGTTTTGAGCAGATGGGGTGTCGTCGCATACGGCAGCTCTCTCGATCAAGTCGGCATCCTCGCACACACGCCGTCGGATATTGCCGAAGCGCTTTACGCGATGTGCGGCGCCGATATGTACGACGATACGAGCGCGGATTTGCCTGAAAAAGAAAAATTATTAAATCTCAAACCCTGCGGAGACGCGCCGTTTTCGTCTTTGAAGATAGCACTCATCCGCCAATTCCTCGAAAACAAGGGACTCGATACGGATGTCGGAAAAGTCTTCGACGAAACGCGCAAGTGGTTTGAAAGCAGGGGCGCGAAAATCGAAGTCGTCGATATGCCGGTCATGGATGCCTCCGTCGCAAGTTATTACGTACTCGCGCTTGCCGAAGCCGCGTCGAATTTGAGCCGATTCGACGGCATCCGTTACGGCCGCCGCGTCGATACGGGAGAAGGCTACGATGAGCTGTACGTGCATACGAGAAGCGAAGGCTTCGGGGCGGAAGTAAAGCGCAGGATCGTCATCGGCAATTACGTTTTATCCGAGCAGTTTTCGGGCGACACCTATAAAAAAGGCATGACGGTGCGCGCTCGTATTCAGCGTGAAATGGCGGCACTCTTTAAAACGTACGATGCGGTACTCTGCCCCGTTTGTCCGACACCGGCGTTTAAACTCGGTCAAAAAGTGGACGATCCGCTCGAAATGTATTTGAGCGATCTCTTCGTCAACTTCGTAAACCTCGCGCGTATCACCTCTCTTTCGGTACCGGCCGGTATTACAAAAGAGGGTCTGCCCGTCGGCATTCAATTCGTCGGACCGATGTTCGGCGAAGCGAAGATACTTGAGCTAGCCGAGGCGTGGGAAGCCGATCATCCCGGCTGCGGCGTACCGCTCGGTACCAAGTGAAATTATTAATTAATTATATCGGCAGATCGCCCGACTGCGGTTTTTAGGAATGATGTATGGCAATCGATAAATACGAAATCGTAATAGGCTGCGAAATACATACGCAGCTTTTAACAAAGACAAAAGCGTTTTGTGCGTGCGAAAACCGCTACGGCGGTATGCCCGATACGCGCGTGTGTCCCGTGTGTCTCGGACTTCCCGGTGCGATGCCGCGCGTAAGCGAAGGCTACGTCGAACTCGGCGCCGTTGCGGGGCAGGCGCTCAACTGCCGCATCGCGCGCTTTACGAAATTCGACCGCAAGCATTATTTTTATCCCGATTTGGCAAAGGGCTACCAGATTACGCAGTACGATATTCCGCTGTGCGCCGACGGGTACGTCGATTTGCCTTTTATCCATTATCCGGAAGACGAACGCCCCGGCGGAGCGAAGTGCCGTACGGTGAATTTCAAAGGCGAAAACTGCATCGTCGACAACCGATACCGCCGCGTGCGGATCGAGCGCATTCACCTCGAAGAAGACGTCGGAAAATCGCTGCACCTCGAAGGTGCGCATTCGTATATCGACTATAACCGCTGCGGTACTCCGCTCATCGAAATCGTAACGAAGCCCGATATGACAAGTCCCGAAGAAGCGGCTCTCTTTATGCAGACTGTGCAGGAGATCCTCCGCTACGTCAAAGTGACAAAGGGAAATCTCGAAGAAGGCAATATGCGCTGCGACGCGAATATCAATTTGAACGTGTGGGAAAACGGCACGCTGTATCACACGCCCATTTCCGAAATCAAAAACCTGAATTCGTTCCGCGCGATAAAAGACGCATGTACCTATGAAGCAAAACGCCAGCTCAAAGAATTCGAAACCGATCGGCAGCCCTTTAATGCGGGTTTTAAAGTGACGATGGGCTGGGACGAAGCGAAAGGCGAAACGGTCGTTCAGCGCACGAAGAATTCATTCGTCGATTACCGCTTTGTCGTCGAGCCGGACATCAAACCCTTCAGCGTCAGCGAAGCGCTTATCGCGCGGGCAAAAGAAGCGGTCGGCGAGCTGCCCGAAACGAAGCGCGTGCGTTTTATGAAAGAATACTCTCTTTCTTCGTTCGATGCGGAAACGCTGACTGCGACGCGCGAGCTTGCGCTGTGGTTCGAAGAAGCCGCAAAAAAATCGAAGAGCCCGAAGCGTGCCGCAAATCTCATCCTCACCGAACTGCTCGCAGTTTTAAACGAAAAGCAGGAAACGATCGATTCCGTTTCGATTACGCCGCTGCACATCGCGGAACTTGCAGACGCCCTCGAATCCGATACTATCACGAGCAAGCAGGGAAAGGTCGTTTTCGAAAAGATGCTTGCAACGAAAAAGCTGCCGTCTGAAATTATAAAAGAAGAAGGCATGGAGCAGGTAAACGATACCGGCGCGATCGAAAAGATCGTCGAAAGCGTGCTTGCCGCAAATCCGCAGGCCGTCGCCGATTTTAAAAACGGCAAGACGAATGCGCTCGGCTGGCTTATGGGGCAAGTGATGAAAGAGTCGCACGGAAAAGCGAATCCGAAACAGGCGACCGAAATGCTCAAGGAAAGACTTTCGTAAAAGGCGGGATCAACGCGCAGCGGGATCGGGCGCTGTGCCATACGTTCTTCATCCCTCTATTCGTTTTGCAATAACGTATCAAGCGTTGTATTCAAAACTTTTGAAAAAGCTAGAAGCTCTATATCTGTAACGAACCTTTTTCCGCATTCTATGCGCTGAACGGCGTTTTTGTCGAGGTCGATACCGAAAAGCTGCATTTTATCCGCCAGCGCACGCTGAGAAAGTAACGGATCGGCGGCTTTTCGCAATCGTGAGATATTTTTCCCTGAAATATTGTTTTGATCGCCGTTTCTGTTTTTATACATATTTTTGACATCTACTGCTTGTCAATATCAAAAATATATCTTATAATCATCTTATATATGACATTCACTGGATGTCATATATAGAGTATATGTACAAGGAGGCTGAAAAATGGCAAGCATCATTTTGGGGGTAATCGGGTTATTTTTTGTTTTGTTGGGATTAATTCCGCTGTTGGGAATTATGAATTGGCTGGGAATTCCCTTACTGGTTATAGGATTAGCGTTCGGGATTGCAGGTATTGTGAAAAATAAAAGACGCGGTGCAAATATTGCCGGAACAATAATTTGCGGTATTTTTATGATTATCGGTACGGTCAGACTTATAGTCGGAGCTTCCATGATGACAAATGCCGCAAAAGCTCTGCCGAATACGGTTGAAAAATTGGATAATACAATTGAAAAGCTGAATGATCTTTCAAATTCGTTAAACTAAAACCGTGCAGGAGTTTTTATGAAAAAAATTATTATTCGGATATGTGTTTTTGCAGCATGTATGAGTCTTTTTACCGGCTGTATGTCTACCGGGACAAAAAACGAAGAGATTGTTTATACGGAAATAGACGGTAATCAAGATAATTGTAAAAGTATTGCAACAGAAAAGATAGAAGCCGGTAGTAAATGGTTTAAAATAATAAATGCATCTATTAGCAAATACGGAGATTCCGAATGCTCTGTCAGCGGTATAATAGTTAATGCAACATCGTTTATACAAGACAATCCCGATTTTTTTGAGCGAATTGAATTCGACAAAAAATATACAGTATATATAAAACTGAAAAAAGAAAGGTTTTTCCTGTTTTTCGTAGATACATCGCTTGTATTAGAAAGAATTGAAGGATTAAGAACCGTAGACGAAATAAGAACAGAAAAAGCCGAAAAAGAGGCTGCAGCAGAAAGAGCAGCAGAAGAAAAAAGGATAGCGGAAGAAAAGGCAAGAGCCGAAAAACGGAAAATTCTTAATGAAAAAGCAAGCGTTCTTGCAAAAGGATATGTATATCACGGCATTGATGAAAGCGATAAAAATGCGAAACTTTTTGACGGCGGCGCATTGGAAGCCGGACACGCATATTATATTTCATCATATCTGATTTCTGCGGGTGGTAGTATGGGTGGAGCTATCGTCAGTCTTTTTAGCGATCCTCATTACCGCTATGTAAACTACATAAGTCAAAAAGTAAAAGGTGAAGTGATCAATGCTGAACGTTCAATTTTCGGGGATATAAGCGTTGTAGTAGCCGGAGGAAAAGCACCTATGTATATACCTGTCATTCTCGGAGTAGTAGAATAAATAAAGGAGAAAAGCTCATATGGACATTAAAGATTTTACCGATGAGGTCATTGCTTTTAAAAACAAGTCGATAACCGACGAAGTATTTTTACTTATTCAAAATAACAGAGATTTTATGCAAAAATATTTGCAGTTGGTTGAAGAAAAAGGTCTTGCAGCTGTCAACAGACATATAGGTTCGGCTGTGGTGCATAAATACGGATTATCGGGGGAAGAAGGAAATATCAATAAAGAACCGAAAAGTACGCTTATTTCCTCTCATCAAAAATTTGAATAGCGGTTTGGTGCTGTATAATATTTTTAATCACCATACCCCCGATGAAAACATCGGGGTATATTGTTCTTATAAGGCGATTGAACTCGGTTATGTACTGCACCTCATATCTCACTCTTTTTTGTGACACTGTTTTTGTTTTGTATTAGCATTGATTAGGATGCAAAAACCTCATCATCGGTAAAAAAATCTAAAAACATTTATACACGGAAATCAAGTTTTGCCCAAAAGCGGTAATAATGCTTGAGGATTCATAAGAGCACGGAACATAATACCGTTCAACGGCAGCTTCGATTGTGTCTCCCGCTTGTGTATGCGGATTATGTTAAGCGCACATTTGTGCAGCATATTGAGATTCTGCTGTATGTTCTTACTCTGCACCCTGCATCTGTCCTCGTCAAAATGTACATCCAACAGCCAATGCATCGTTTCTACCGACCATTCCTTTCTTGCATGATGGAGCAGCTCTTCCGCTCGTAACGCTTTGCTTGAAATATAATAATGCCATTCTTCCGTCACGCCTTTGCTCGTCTCAAATCGCGTATGAAGTGCTCCAATGCATTTGAGTTCCGGCCATATTCTGCCGCCCGGCTGCCATGAAACATCTGTACTCGTATACGCACTGCGCCTTTCCTTCCGACCATGTCCCTTTTCCGTTCGCGTGATGCTGTCCATCTTCGCTCTCAGCTTCGTATCCTGAACATACTCCGCGATATCGTTCATAAGTGCTTCCTGATTGCCCTTCGCGCTTAACAAATAATCCGCTTCCGCCCCAATTATCGCTTCGGCAGTCTCTATTTGACAGTTCATTGCGTCTGCAACCACCATACAGCCCTTAATTTCAAGCTCTTTTATCAATTCCGGTACAGCCGGAATCTCATTACTCTTTGATTCGACTGTTCTCTGGGCAAGTGTCAATCCCAATTCTCCGATCTGTGCACTGATGATATGCAAGGGATTGTCGTATTTTTTCATCTTTCCCGTTGAACGGATAGCTTTTCCGTCTATGGCTATCGTCAACGGCTGCTTCTTTTTCTTCTTGCTTTGTTCTTCCTCTTCCGTCTCAAGTTTTGCTGCAAGATCCGGTACAACCGAAGCAACCCATTGTTTCATACACTCATTCAATGATTCCGGACGTATGATTGCAAGCAGGCTTAACAGCCACCAATAGCACGGTATCCGTTTGATCCCGAAGGTTTCTTCCAGAAACTTTCTGACATGTTCGGTTGTTGCCCATTCGTGGATTTTCTTTACGCTTTGCAAATCGCACAGGCTTCCCAAAATCACGATGATAACCGCATCTTGTACGCTGCAAAAATACCCGTCGTATTCCCGTTCCGTCTCAAGCACTGCAAGTGCATCTTCTAATGTTTCCCACCTCATGCTCTTACTTTAGCATTTTATCGACTTTTTAAATAGGGGGCTTGAAAATTGATTTCCGTGACATTTATATGCGTACTGTGGCGCAGCCGCCCTTTTTTCGCTATACTGTCAGCAATGGCATCGATCGATTTTTTGGCATCGGAAATAACAAAGCGCTGCGGCACCGTGCAGCGCGCGCGGGGCTGTTTTTTGTATACGCGGAAAGGCGTGCGTCTCACCGACC
This Treponema socranskii subsp. buccale DNA region includes the following protein-coding sequences:
- the argJ gene encoding bifunctional glutamate N-acetyltransferase/amino-acid acetyltransferase ArgJ encodes the protein MQSNQPNDMRFVDGGVTAPQGFTANGVLCGIKASRKTPDTALIFSETRCTAAAVFTQNRVQAECVKLTKEHIASGFSQAVIANSGNANACTGDQGAKAARRMASAAANALGIESRDVIVCSTGVIGRQLPVEKIEAKIDELKNGLSKKNHEKAREAIMTTDTQYKECAVQFTLGGKTVTIGAMCKGSGMIHINMGTMLGFITTDCAVSQAMLHKALFESANATYNCVSVDGDTSTNDTLAILANGMAGNAPIEREGGDYDIFYSALTALNTVMAKKIAADGEGASRLIECTVTGAKDVDTARTLAKSVISSNLVKAAMFGRDANWGRVLCALGYSGAEFTAEKTSVYFSSAPGAKSSSDPRECDAAGGEAGGSRKIAVFENGVPLNFDEALAKKILGEKEVEILVKLQDGKAEGRAWGCDLTYDYVKINGDYRT
- the argB gene encoding acetylglutamate kinase — protein: MTTDSADERQYGENRERPLDNAHWADVLVQAMPYFKKWVGKVVVVKYGGNAMLNDELKAAVMKDLVLLNTIGVHVVLVHGGGPEINKMLDRVGKESKFVDGLRCTDADTMEIVEMVLSGKLNKEIVGMLLREGGKAVGLSGVDGGLIRAKKINNDKIDYGYTGEVTEVRPDIVASLLSQGFIPVISTVAVGEDGDTNRYNINADTAAAKIAVALHAEKFVQLTNVPGILRDTNDAASLIARISRAEAESLVNDGTVAGGMIPKVECCITALAGGVERTHIIDGRVPHSLLIEMFSDRGIGTMIY
- a CDS encoding aspartate aminotransferase family protein — translated: MEKKIVNNYGSFDVVFVKGEGAVLFDAEGKRYIDFIAGIGVNALGHNYAPLVEAVQKQAAREIHISNYYLSDAGVAFADELLSATGFSGGFFGNSGAEANEAAIKLARKYGYMNGGEKRRTIYTLEQSFHGRTLATLTATGQEKFHPPYFAPYVADFKTIKANDWSVLETAFDDTTAALLIECVQGEGGVNLVDAEWACAVSDAARKAGAIVMADEVQTGMGRCGTLLASERLGFCPDVVTLAKGIAGGIPMGACLFRGKADKVFSAGDHQSTFAGNPLACSAGRVVLKTLSAPGFLDDVNRKGDYIRNSISGWKIPIVTDVRGLGLMIGTEIAGTIKPFDVDKRCLEKGLCVSTAGANVIRFLPPLTITDEEMVAGLAIFRSVLEEYI
- the gatC gene encoding Asp-tRNA(Asn)/Glu-tRNA(Gln) amidotransferase subunit GatC, coding for MTAHTTIDEDTLEKLLYLSRLSPESTNLTILKKQVDEIIGYFELLSKYDDSENPYDAYPSTEADKLRKDEVVPGLAMSDVKKISKDFMDGYFQVPKVLGEGA
- the gatA gene encoding Asp-tRNA(Asn)/Glu-tRNA(Gln) amidotransferase subunit GatA; the encoded protein is MIRDMRAALKEGSVTSADIIKKSAADFEADKKSASPLNAFLEIYEDALTKAEAADAEIASARSSGTLDALFSEKPLLGLPFANKDNISAKGKRLTCASKILEGYVAPYDATVIARLEKAGAVPLGRCNQDEFAMGSSTEYSIYGATRNPVNRDYVSGGSSGGSTAAVAANQAVFGLGTETGGSVRLPASYCGVYGLKPTYGVLSRWGVVAYGSSLDQVGILAHTPSDIAEALYAMCGADMYDDTSADLPEKEKLLNLKPCGDAPFSSLKIALIRQFLENKGLDTDVGKVFDETRKWFESRGAKIEVVDMPVMDASVASYYVLALAEAASNLSRFDGIRYGRRVDTGEGYDELYVHTRSEGFGAEVKRRIVIGNYVLSEQFSGDTYKKGMTVRARIQREMAALFKTYDAVLCPVCPTPAFKLGQKVDDPLEMYLSDLFVNFVNLARITSLSVPAGITKEGLPVGIQFVGPMFGEAKILELAEAWEADHPGCGVPLGTK
- the gatB gene encoding Asp-tRNA(Asn)/Glu-tRNA(Gln) amidotransferase subunit GatB, with the translated sequence MAIDKYEIVIGCEIHTQLLTKTKAFCACENRYGGMPDTRVCPVCLGLPGAMPRVSEGYVELGAVAGQALNCRIARFTKFDRKHYFYPDLAKGYQITQYDIPLCADGYVDLPFIHYPEDERPGGAKCRTVNFKGENCIVDNRYRRVRIERIHLEEDVGKSLHLEGAHSYIDYNRCGTPLIEIVTKPDMTSPEEAALFMQTVQEILRYVKVTKGNLEEGNMRCDANINLNVWENGTLYHTPISEIKNLNSFRAIKDACTYEAKRQLKEFETDRQPFNAGFKVTMGWDEAKGETVVQRTKNSFVDYRFVVEPDIKPFSVSEALIARAKEAVGELPETKRVRFMKEYSLSSFDAETLTATRELALWFEEAAKKSKSPKRAANLILTELLAVLNEKQETIDSVSITPLHIAELADALESDTITSKQGKVVFEKMLATKKLPSEIIKEEGMEQVNDTGAIEKIVESVLAANPQAVADFKNGKTNALGWLMGQVMKESHGKANPKQATEMLKERLS
- a CDS encoding helix-turn-helix domain-containing protein, with amino-acid sequence MYKNRNGDQNNISGKNISRLRKAADPLLSQRALADKMQLFGIDLDKNAVQRIECGKRFVTDIELLAFSKVLNTTLDTLLQNE
- a CDS encoding ISAs1 family transposase, coding for MRWETLEDALAVLETEREYDGYFCSVQDAVIIVILGSLCDLQSVKKIHEWATTEHVRKFLEETFGIKRIPCYWWLLSLLAIIRPESLNECMKQWVASVVPDLAAKLETEEEEQSKKKKKQPLTIAIDGKAIRSTGKMKKYDNPLHIISAQIGELGLTLAQRTVESKSNEIPAVPELIKELEIKGCMVVADAMNCQIETAEAIIGAEADYLLSAKGNQEALMNDIAEYVQDTKLRAKMDSITRTEKGHGRKERRSAYTSTDVSWQPGGRIWPELKCIGALHTRFETSKGVTEEWHYYISSKALRAEELLHHARKEWSVETMHWLLDVHFDEDRCRVQSKNIQQNLNMLHKCALNIIRIHKRETQSKLPLNGIMFRALMNPQALLPLLGKT